A genome region from Myxococcales bacterium includes the following:
- a CDS encoding transposase yields MPGCERPRATLGRTLATKALGYAENQEQELRRVFLDGRLPSTTHAASGPLRTIVVGRKNWLFYGSDLTPTPPPRSSAS; encoded by the coding sequence TTGCCTGGGTGCGAACGACCGCGCGCGACCCTCGGCAGGACGCTCGCCACGAAGGCGCTCGGCTACGCCGAGAACCAGGAGCAGGAGCTCCGCCGCGTCTTCCTCGACGGCCGCCTCCCCTCGACAACACACGCAGCGAGCGGGCCCCTTCGCACCATCGTGGTCGGCCGCAAGAACTGGCTCTTCTATGGCAGCGATCTCACGCCCACGCCGCCGCCGCGCTCTTCAGCCTCGTAG
- a CDS encoding transposase domain-containing protein — protein MALLWQRSHAHAAAALFSLVASCRLHDLDPQLYLEEVLRLLPTWPKDRYLELAPKNWGHPRAPRPGRALGAPSATSPSRRRSPSSRRDRGDDLRSAFVISSPRAPPLAVLPCPVGRAPPTPRAPCAPVTVVRAVDRLQRPGLRPEGLPARAAHPRRGEAGPAAHGDPRVEPTGEPGLRRRREAGHASLARGDRTLGQRPRRARRHVVGGGEEPVPRPDFGAGPHDDRHLRGDRFVAVPRGRRVRPQRVRGQEREERSRGLLLDGTVHQARRPHARHDVS, from the coding sequence CTGGCTCTTCTATGGCAGCGATCTCACGCCCACGCCGCCGCCGCGCTCTTCAGCCTCGTAGCCTCTTGCCGACTCCACGACCTCGATCCGCAGCTCTACCTCGAGGAGGTGCTCAGACTCCTCCCGACCTGGCCGAAGGACCGGTACCTCGAGCTCGCCCCGAAGAACTGGGGGCACCCGCGCGCGCCTCGACCCGGACGAGCTCTGGGGGCCCCCTCGGCGACGTCACCGTCCCGCCGCCGCTCGCCCTCATCCCGGCGTGATCGCGGGGACGACCTCCGCTCCGCTTTCGTGATCAGCTCGCCGCGAGCCCCCCCGCTTGCCGTCTTGCCCTGCCCAGTGGGTCGCGCTCCTCCGACGCCGCGCGCGCCATGTGCACCGGTTACAGTCGTTCGAGCTGTGGACCGACTACAAAGACCTGGTCTTCGGCCTGAGGGCCTCCCAGCACGAGCCGCTCACCCGCGTCGTGGTGAAGCGGGGCCTGCCGCTCACGGAGACCCTCGGGTCGAACCCACCGGTGAACCTGGACTTCGCCGTCGAAGGGAGGCCGGTCACGCTTCGCTCGCTCGCGGTGACCGGACTCTCGGACAACGACCTCGTCGGGCACGACGTCACGTGGTCGGTGGAGGGGAGGAGCCCGTTCCGCGTCCAGACTTCGGAGCAGGGCCGCACGATGACCGACACCTACGCGGAGATCGATTCGTCGCAGTTCCGCGGGGCCGACGCGTACGTCCTCAGCGTGTCCGCGGCCAGGAACGGGAGGAGCGATCAAGGGGCCTCTTACTTGACGGGACGGTTCACCAAGCCCGTCGACCTCACGCTCGACATGACGTTTCCTGA